In the genome of Arvicola amphibius chromosome 2, mArvAmp1.2, whole genome shotgun sequence, the window ATCATAGGAGTGAGCAATGGAGTCATGATGGCATCAAACACAGCTacctttttctcaaaagaagatgCAGATGTGCATCgtgcatatataaatatgcatggaACAAAGAATGAAATAACAACAGCAATATGGCATCCACAAGTGGAGAGAGCTTTCCATCGTCCTCCAGAATTGTGATTTCTTAGAGAGAACAAAATGACTCCATAGGAGATGAGCAACATAGAAAAGATTATGATGCAGATAGAGCCACTGTTGGCAAACACTAGCAGGGCATAAACATAAGTGTCAGTGCAGGACAACTCCAGCAATGGGAACAAGTCACACATGAAGTGATCAATGACATTAGGCCCACAAAATGGTACCTGCAACATGAAGATTATTTGTATGATAGAATGCAAGAATCCCCCTGCCCATGCCACACCCACCAGAGTGCCACAGTGCCTCCAGTTCATTATGGAAGAGTAATGTAAGGGCTTACAAATGGctacatagcggtcataggccatcactATGAGGACAATCACTTCTACTGCAGCAAAGAAGTGTTCAGCAAAGATCTGTGTCATGCAGCCTTCAAAGGAGATGGTTTTGCTGTCATCGAGGGAGTCAGCAATCATCTTTGCTGAAATGACTGAAGTAATGCA includes:
- the LOC119807670 gene encoding olfactory receptor 4C15-like codes for the protein MPNQTTVTEFILLGLSQNPKVQKIIFVVFLFAYIATMGGNIMIAVTILCSPALLGSPMYFFLAFLSFLDACITSVISAKMIADSLDDSKTISFEGCMTQIFAEHFFAAVEVIVLIVMAYDRYVAICKPLHYSSIMNWRHCGTLVGVAWAGGFLHSIIQIIFMLQVPFCGPNVIDHFMCDLFPLLELSCTDTYVYALLVFANSGSICIIIFSMLLISYGVILFSLRNHNSGGRWKALSTCGCHIAVVISFFVPCIFIYARCTSASSFEKKVAVFDAIMTPLLTPMIYTFRNKEMKNAIKKMWKI